A region from the Saccharomonospora azurea NA-128 genome encodes:
- a CDS encoding cytochrome c biogenesis CcdA family protein: MEFFALASLALVAGLISFTSPCTLPLLPGYISYVAGLSREQTDAGRLTAGARRRALLGASLFVAGFSAVFTALGATSSALGLLLAQNLRTINLVGGTLIVIMGLAMTGLLRIPFLHREFRFDLSRFSRGPGGALPLGAAFAFGWTPCVGPALASILATAASTATVARGTLLLLAYSLGLGVPFLLVAVGVARGKVRLNWLRNHSRRIEVAGGLVLVVMGIVMMTGGWTALMSRMLGFYARLGWPPI, translated from the coding sequence GTGGAGTTCTTCGCGCTGGCGTCGCTGGCGCTGGTGGCAGGCTTGATCTCGTTCACGTCACCGTGCACCCTCCCGCTACTGCCCGGTTACATCTCCTACGTCGCAGGCCTGTCGAGGGAGCAGACGGACGCCGGGCGCCTGACTGCCGGCGCGCGCCGTCGCGCGTTGCTCGGAGCCTCGCTGTTTGTCGCCGGCTTCTCCGCGGTGTTCACAGCACTCGGCGCGACATCGTCCGCGCTGGGGCTGCTACTGGCCCAGAACCTACGGACGATCAACCTGGTCGGCGGCACGTTGATCGTGATCATGGGGCTCGCCATGACCGGTCTGCTCAGGATTCCGTTCCTGCACCGCGAGTTCCGGTTCGATCTCAGCAGGTTCAGCCGCGGGCCGGGTGGAGCCTTGCCGCTCGGCGCCGCGTTCGCGTTCGGCTGGACGCCGTGCGTTGGACCGGCGCTCGCGTCCATCCTGGCCACGGCTGCCAGCACCGCGACCGTGGCACGAGGCACACTGCTGCTCCTGGCTTACTCCCTCGGCCTGGGGGTGCCGTTCCTACTGGTCGCCGTGGGAGTGGCCCGGGGCAAGGTACGCCTCAACTGGCTTCGGAACCACTCACGCCGGATCGAAGTCGCCGGCGGCCTTGTCCTCGTCGTCATGGGGATCGTGATGATGACGGGTGGCTGGACCGCCCTCATGAGTCGGATGCTCGGCTTCTACGCACGCCTCGGCTGGCCGCCCATCTGA